Within Thermococcus indicus, the genomic segment AACCGCGGGGAGGGAGCGTCCTGGCGAGCCGTGACCTCCCTTCGCTCCCCGGGGGCACAAACGCTACTACTCCTCCTCTTCCACCTCTTCCCCGGCCAGCTTCCTCAGCTTGTCGAGATCGGAGCCAACCGCTATGAGAACGTCGCCCTCTTTTAGGACGTCGTTTCTTCCAGGGTTGTAGATGTACCTGCTCCCGCGCTTTATGGCGAGTATCCTCGTGCCTATCTTGCTCGGAAGCTTGAGCTGGGCGAGGGTCTTGCCATGGAGAACGGAGCCCTCGTGGATAACCACCCTTCCCAGTTCTTCCTCCGTGTCCTCCATTATCCTCAGGATTATCGGGTGGGGCTCCACATCGCGCAGGATCAGGTCGGATATCTTGTATGCCGCGTCGCTTATCTGCTCGTTTATCTCCGCCATGTCTATGACGCTGAGGAGCTTCACCGGATCCTCCTCGTTCTTGGCGAGCCTCAGGGCGAGTTTCTTGACCTTCAGGGTGAGCTCGTCCATGCGCTCTTCAAGCAGGTAA encodes:
- a CDS encoding potassium channel family protein, producing MSELEEIRNCLIEMKDLSSLMVDLAFSSVMYKSEDIAEEVYLLEERMDELTLKVKKLALRLAKNEEDPVKLLSVIDMAEINEQISDAAYKISDLILRDVEPHPIILRIMEDTEEELGRVVIHEGSVLHGKTLAQLKLPSKIGTRILAIKRGSRYIYNPGRNDVLKEGDVLIAVGSDLDKLRKLAGEEVEEEE